In Nerophis ophidion isolate RoL-2023_Sa linkage group LG12, RoL_Noph_v1.0, whole genome shotgun sequence, a single window of DNA contains:
- the etfa gene encoding electron transfer flavoprotein subunit alpha, mitochondrial, producing the protein MNRVWTKTNVTRLSGVLQRLQSTLVVAEHNNEKLTPITLNAITAACRLGGEVSCLVAGTNCAKVVEEISQVSGVKKVLVVQNDSYKGALPEELTPLILATHKQFCFTHICAGASAFGKNLLPRVAAKLDVAPISDIIEIKSPDTFVRAIYAGNALSTVKSSEPVKVFTVRGTSFEAASTEGGSAATENVAANPAVGVSEWVEQNLTKNDRPELTSAKVVVSGGRGLKSGDNFKLLYDLADKMNAAVGASRAAVDAGYVPNDMQVGQTGKIVAPELYIAVGISGAIQHLAGMKDSKTIVAINKDAEAPIFQVADYGLVADLFKVVPEMTEALSK; encoded by the exons ATGAACAGAGTTTGGACCAAAACCAACGTGACACGCTTG AGCGGCGTGTTGCAGAGGTTGCAGAGCACCTTGGTGGTTGCTGAGCACAACAATGAGAAGTTGACGCCCATCACCTTGAATGCCATCACTGCTGCTTGCAGACTTGGTGGAGAAGTATCTTGTCTGGTGGCGGGAACAAACTGTGCAAAG GTTGTGGAAGAAATCAGTCAAGTAAGCGGTGTGAAGAAAGTGTTGGTGGTTCAGAATGATTCTTACAAAGGAGCCCTGCCAG AGGAGCTGACGCCTCTCATCCTGGCAACTCACAAGCAGTTCTGCTTTACTCACATCTGTGCTGGAGCGTCTGCTTTTGGAAAG AACCTGCTGCCAAGAGTGGCCGCCAAGTTGGACGTGGCTCCGATCTCCGATATTATTGAGATCAAGTCTCCAGACACATTTGTCCGAGCCATCTATGCAG GAAATGCTCTCAGCACGGTGAAGAGTAGCGAGCCGGTGAAGGTGTTCACCGTGAGAGGAACATCCTTTGAGGCGGCGTCCACTGAGGGAGGAAGTGCTGCGACAGAAAATG TGGCTGCTAACCCCGCTGTGGGAGTGTCCGAGTGGGTGGAACAGAACCTGACAAAGAATGACCGTCCAGAGCTGACCAGTGCAAAGGTTGTGGTGTCTGGAG GTAGAGGCTTGAAGAGCGGAGACAACTTCAAACTGCTTTATGATCTTGCAGACAAAATGAATGCTGCAG ttgGTGCTTCTCGAGCTGCAGTGGATGCTGGTTATGTCCCGAATgatatgcaagttggacaaacggGCAAGATTGTGGCACCG GAGCTGTACATCGCTGTGGGCATCTCTGGAGCCATTCAACACTTGGCGGGGATGAAAGACAGCAAG ACTATCGTTGCAATCAACAAGGACGCAGAAGCTCCCATTTTCCAGGTGGCGGACTACGGCCTGGTGGCTGATCTCTTTAAG GTTGTTCCTGAGATGACAGAAGCTCTGAGCAAGTGA